In the Lascolabacillus massiliensis genome, one interval contains:
- a CDS encoding sialidase family protein, which produces MKTKISLLFLLQLFALTFIIQAADTVQVKQTKIPILIDRTDNVLFYVRIDAKSSKELNEIKLRFADEVNLSEIASVKLYYSGTEAPQRRGELHFAPVGQYISSHSPGETLSANESYSIKISEEKSPGNDVVFSPNYKLFPGINYFWVSLQMKPNSSLVSKIDVEMSSVKLDGKDAPLSMFSEKAVHRLGIGVRHAGDDGSASFRIPGLDTSNEGTLLGVYDVRYNSSVDLQEYVDVGLSRSTDKGQTWEKMRLPLSFGETDGMPKAQNGVGDPAILVDKKTGTIWVIAAWTHGMGNGRAWTNSMSGNGKETTAQLVLSKSTDDGKTWSEPINITEQVKDPSWNFLLQGPGKGITMEDGTLVFAIQFIDSERMPHAGIMYSKDHGETWKIHNPARSNTTEAQVVEVEPGVLMLNMRDNRGGSRAVAITTDLGKTWKEHPSSRSVLQEPVCMASLISVKAEDNIIGKDILLFSNPNTTKGRNNITIKASLDGGLTFPTEYDVLLDEDYGWGYSCLTMIDEETVGILYESSVAHMTFQAVKLTDLIK; this is translated from the coding sequence ATGAAAACTAAAATCTCTTTACTTTTTTTGTTGCAACTTTTTGCACTTACTTTTATAATTCAGGCTGCTGATACAGTACAGGTAAAGCAGACCAAGATTCCGATTCTTATTGACAGAACCGACAATGTATTATTCTATGTAAGGATTGATGCCAAGAGTTCCAAAGAGCTGAATGAGATAAAGCTTCGCTTTGCAGATGAAGTAAACCTTAGCGAAATTGCATCAGTAAAACTTTATTATAGCGGTACTGAAGCACCGCAAAGAAGAGGAGAGCTTCATTTTGCACCTGTGGGACAATATATATCCAGTCACTCACCCGGAGAGACTTTATCAGCCAATGAGTCATACTCCATAAAAATTAGTGAAGAGAAGTCACCTGGCAACGATGTAGTTTTTTCTCCCAATTATAAACTATTCCCTGGTATTAACTACTTCTGGGTAAGTTTGCAGATGAAACCCAACAGCTCTCTTGTCTCAAAAATAGATGTGGAAATGAGTTCTGTAAAACTTGATGGTAAGGATGCACCTTTATCAATGTTTTCAGAGAAGGCAGTTCATAGACTGGGAATTGGTGTGAGACATGCTGGTGATGATGGTTCTGCCTCTTTCAGAATACCAGGATTAGATACTTCAAATGAGGGTACACTTTTAGGTGTATACGATGTACGTTATAACAGTAGTGTAGATCTGCAGGAATATGTTGATGTTGGACTAAGCAGAAGTACAGATAAAGGTCAAACATGGGAGAAAATGAGATTACCTTTAAGTTTTGGTGAAACTGATGGTATGCCAAAGGCACAGAATGGAGTAGGTGATCCGGCAATTCTTGTTGACAAAAAAACAGGTACTATCTGGGTTATTGCAGCATGGACACACGGTATGGGGAATGGCAGAGCATGGACAAACTCAATGTCAGGAAATGGAAAAGAGACTACAGCTCAGCTGGTATTAAGTAAAAGTACAGATGATGGCAAAACCTGGTCTGAGCCTATTAATATTACAGAGCAGGTTAAAGATCCTTCATGGAACTTTTTACTGCAAGGCCCCGGTAAAGGTATAACAATGGAAGATGGAACATTAGTGTTTGCAATTCAGTTTATCGACTCAGAAAGAATGCCTCATGCAGGCATAATGTATAGTAAGGATCATGGAGAGACATGGAAAATTCACAATCCTGCAAGATCTAACACAACAGAAGCACAAGTGGTGGAAGTTGAGCCGGGTGTGTTAATGCTAAACATGAGAGATAACAGAGGAGGGAGCAGGGCTGTTGCTATAACTACCGATCTGGGTAAAACATGGAAGGAACATCCATCATCACGCAGCGTACTTCAGGAGCCGGTTTGTATGGCAAGTTTGATAAGTGTTAAAGCAGAAGATAATATAATTGGTAAGGATATACTCCTTTTCTCAAATCCCAATACAACAAAGGGCAGAAATAATATTACTATCAAAGCAAGCTTAGATGGTGGATTAACATTCCCGACAGAATATGATGTATTGCTTGATGAGGATTACGGTTGGGGTTATTCATGCTTAACTATGATTGATGAGGAGACAGTTGGCATCCTTTACGAAAGTAGTGTAGCACACATGACCTTCCAGGCTGTTAAACTGACTGACCTCATCAAATAG